TGACGGCATCTTACCGGGCGACATCGCTGCCCTGGGGCATCGCCGACCGGCTGGCCATCGCGGCGGTGACCGGTGGTAACACTCGCGATTTCGATCAGCAGATCGACATCCCGTTTGGCGCGCCGCTGCCTCCCACTGCCGGGATGCAGATCCGAAGCCACAACTTCACCGACATCGATAACTACGGCGCCCGTCTCGAACTGACCAAGATCCTCGGCGGTCGGCACACCTTGGTGTACGGCGCCGACTGGTATCTCGATCATTCGGTGAACACCGATTCCAGTCAGACGACAACCACGGTGTTCGGTCCGCCCACGGTGAGGAACTCGAGCACTCCGTCGCTCCCGAACGCGAGCTACGCCACGGCCGGCGCCTTTGCGCAGACTGAACTCGGGCTGACTCCGCGACTGATGCTGTCGTTGGGCGCCCGCGCTCAGACCATCCACGCCTCAACCGCGGCGACGCCGGGTCTGCCGGCGAGTCGAGCCGGGGTGACGTCGTCGAACGGCACTGTTGTGGGAAACATCAGCGCCCGTTTCGCCGTGTCGTCGCGGCTGAACCTCGTCGGTACCGTCGGGCGAGGCTTTCGTGCGCCGAACCTGATCGAACGCTACTTCGACGGCGCCACTCCAGAAGGCAACGGCTACCAGGTTGCCTCGCCGGATCTCGCTCCGGAGACGAGCCTCGACACCGACCTGGGCTTCAAGTTCCGCTCGGGGCGCGTGTACGCCGAAGCGATCTGGTTTACCAACAGTATCCGCGACGGGATCCGGATCGTCCCGCTCGATTCCACCGTCGGTGCCTTCCCGGCCTTCCAGAACCAGAACGTCGCACGCCTGCGCGACCGTGGCGTCGAGGCGCTGGCCGAAGTGACGATCGGCCGGGGCTTCGCTCTGCTGGGGCACCTGACAACGCTCACCTCGAAGAACGTGGACCGCAGCAATCCGGTGGGCGACAGCTATGGCAGCAAGGTCGGTGGTGAGCTCTCGTGGCGTGAGGCGAGTGGCCGCGTGATGCTCGCCTACGAGATCCGGCATCAGGGCGTCCGCAAGGACATCGACCTGGGCACCAGTCCGGTGGGAGCGGAGCTTCCAGCATTCACCGTGCAAGCTGTACGGGCCTCGCTCCGGTTGCCGCGCGTGGGCAATGCGGTGCCCGAGCTCGACGTGAGTGTGAACAACCTCACCAATCGCCTCTATGCCGAGTCCTCTAACACCTCGTTCTTCCGGCCCGAGCCGCGACGGAGCCTCACCACGGCGCTGCGGCTGGACTTCTGATGCCGGCCTGAGCGAGTTGACCTCGGCGGCTTCGCAGAGGAAGTCGCCGCTAGCCCGGGGGAAGGCTTTCCGGTACTGTTGTGGATCCCCGCAGGCCGCCCGTTCCTCCAGATCCCGATCCCACCCGGAGCCGCGCCATGTCGATGGTCGACGAATTCAAGGAATTCGCCCTCAAGGGCAATGTGATGGATCTCGCCGTCGGTGTGATCATCGGCGGCGCGTTTGGAAAGATTGTCGATTCGGCAGTCAATGACTTGATCATGCCGGTAGTCGGGAAGGCCGTCGGCGGGCTCGACTTCGCCAACAATTTCATCACGCTTGGGGATGTCCCGGCCGGTACCGCAAATACCCTCGCCGGAATGAAAGCCGCCGGTGTCCCCGTCTTCGCGTGGGGGAACTTCCTCACCATCCTGATCAACTTCCTGATCCTGGCGTTCATCATCTTCCAGATGGTCAAGATGATGAACCGGATGAAGCGCGCCGCCCCGCCCGCTCCACCGGCCGCCACGCCCGAGGACATTCTGCTGCTGCGCGAGATCCGGGACGCGGTGCGCAAGTAGGCGGTGCGGTGCGGCTTCACCTTCCGGTATCGTCTCTTGGGGAGGTCCAGGGCAAGACACGCTCTGGCAGTCACCCACCTCAGGAGACCACCGGATGTCGTTCGGACTGTATCTCGTCGGAGTACTCGTGGTGCTCGCAGGTGTTGCCTGGGCACTCACGCTCGCTGGCGTTGCGACCAAGTACATCGTGATTGCGGGCCTCGTCATCGTCGGATTGGGAATCATCACGGGCGTATCGCGCACCCGGACCAAGGACGTCTGAGGCTCCGGCGGGCGCCGGCTAGGCGATGATGTCGATCGTAGCGGCTCCGGCGGGCTGGCGCTCCTCGGCGGCGATCGGCCTGCTGGCAATCGGGCCGACGCGCAGCGGTCGCAACTTCACCGGCATCGCCATCAGTCGGGACAGGGTTTCCTCGATGACGGCCAAGTCCCGCATCTGCTTCGGGGTAAGCACGACGGATGGGTCCGTTACGTCGACCGGTTGGGAAGGCGCCCTTCCCATACCCTGACCCGACCCCTGGACTACGGGCTGCGCCGAGGCGCCGACCGCCTCGACAGGAGGGGTGGTCGGAGAGACGCGGTGCTTCGCTGTCAGGCTGAACGAGCTGGACTCGATCCGCATGGGGGGATTATCGGCCGCCCCGGCAGGACCTTTAGTGGCCGCCCTTGTCACGGTTCCGATCCCCAAGTAGGGTACGGCGTTAGCGCGCCCGTAGCTCAGCTGGATAGAGCACCTGGCTTCTAACCAGGGGGTCGCAGGTTCGACTCCTGCCGGGCGCACTCCTCGAGTGGAGCACCATGAGCGACGATCTCTTTGCCTCTCCCAAATCCCGCCTGACGACCCAGCTCCTCGCCATTTTCCTGGGCGTATTCGGCGCGCATCGTTTCTACGTCGGGAAAACCCAGAGCGCGATTTTTCAGGCGCTGACCCTGGGAGGTTTCGGCCTCTGGTACGTCTACGACAACATCGTGATCGCGGCCGGGTCTTTCCGTGATGCCGAGGGGATGCTGGTAGCCAACTGGGAACCCGAGAGCGATCGCCTGGTCCCTCCCGGGACCGCAGCTGCCATCCTCGATGAACTCGACGCCCTCCGAGCGGAAGTGAGTGAGCTTCACGAACGGGTGGAGTTCACCGAACGCCTGCTCTCAAATCCGGACCAGCCTCGCAACGATCGCCAGTGAGCAACGGGGCGGGCACCCTCCGCTCGCTGCTCCGACTCTCGCTCCCGATTGTGGGTGTGAACGTTGGAATGGTGCTGATGGGCGCGGTCGACACGCTGATGGTGGGTCGCCTCTCGCCTGAGGCGCTCGCCGCGGTCGCCATCGGCAACGTCTACTTCTTTGCCCTGTCGATGTTCGGGATTGGCGTTCTCCTCGCCCTCGATCCTGTTCTGACGCAGGCACTCGGCGCGCGCGATCAGCACGCCGCCGCTCGGTCCGTGCAGCGCGCCCTCGTGGTCGCATTTCTCGTCGCGATTCCCATCGCCACCGCACTGTTGCTCGGGGCGCCGGCGTTCCGGTTCTTTCGCCAGCCGGCCGACATTGTTCCGCTCGCCGGCATCTACTGCGACATCATGGCCGTGAGCATCGTGCCATTCCTGCTCTTCAGCGTGGCGCGCCAGACGCTGCAGGCGCTTCACCGCGTCGGCCCTGTCGTCTGGACCATCATCGTCGCGAACCTGCTGAATCTCCTGTTCAACTGGTTGCTGATCTACGGCCACTTCGGGTTGCCCGCGATGGGTGTCGCGGGATCCGCGTGGGCCACCACATTGTCGCGCTGCGGCATGCTGCTGATGGTGTACCTGCTCGCATCACGAGATTTCAAGACAGTGTTGCGCCCGTGGCACCGCGATGCACTCGAACGGGCCCCACTGCTCGCGATGCTTCGGCGTGGTCTCCCCATCGGGCTGCAGATCGAACTCGAGATGCTGGCGTTCTCGGTGGTCGCGATGCTGATGGGAACCTTCGGGACGGTGCAGGTCGCCGGGCACCAGATCGCCCTCAACCTGGCCTCACTGACCTTCATGGTGCCGATGGGTGTCGGGATGGGCGCCACGGTACTGGTGGGCCAATCGGTCGGGCGCGATGACGTGGCGGGTGTCCGAGCCTCAGCCCGGAGCGCGATCCTGCTCGGTGGCGGCTTCATGGCGCTGATGGCGCTGGTCTTTCTCCTCCTGCCGCGCGCTCTCGCCTCGGTCTACACCAACAACGCACCGGTGATCGCCTTCGCTGCCATTCTGCTCCCGATCGCTGGCGTGTTCCAGGTGTTCGATGGCCTGCAAGTGGTCTGCATCGGAATCCTGCGCGGACTGGGCGACACCAGGGCACCGATGTTCATCAACCTGCTCGGCTTCGGCGTCATCGGGATCGGCGCCTCCCTCACGCTCGCCTACCGGACGCCACTCGGCGCCGTGGGGCTCTGGTGGGGACTGGTCATCGGCCTCGTGGTGGTCGCGGTCACCTTGATGCTGCGCGTCAGGGTCGCTCTTACGCGGCCGTTGCAACGAATCCACCACTGAAGCATCTACTCTCCCGTCGGGCGCGGTGACGCGGCGTAGCGTGCCTCTGCGTTGGCCTGCGCCGGGGCGTCGCCAAAGATCTTCTCGCCATCGAACCGGCCGTTCTCGATGAAGACCTCGGAGATCTGCCGGCCGGCACCGACGCTGCCGGCGAGGTAGACGCCCGGAATCGTGGTCTCGAGCGTCGCAGGATTCAGCGGCGTACGGCCGCTCTCGGCGTCGAGAGGCAAGCCGATGCGCTCGAGGAGTTCGAAGTCCGGGTGATACCCGGTGAGTGCGAAGACCCGATCGGCAGGCACCGCGATCGTATTGCCGTCGGCGCCACGAATCGTGACCTGCTCGGGCGATATCGCGGTGACGGCCGCGCCAAGATGGAGGGCGATCTCGCCCGCCTTGACGCGGTTTTCGAGATCGGGTCGCAGCCAGTACTTGAGGCTCGGCTTGAACTCGGCGCGGCGATAGACCACCGTGACGCGCGCGCCGACACGGAAGCACTGCAGCGCTGCCTCGACCGCCGAGTTCTTGCCGCCGATGATCACGACATCGAGACCGGCGAGCGTGTGGGGCTCGGCAAACCAGTGCGATACGTGGGGCAACGATTCACCCGGAACGCCGAGCAGGTTGGCGTGCTCGAAGTAGCCGGTCGCGAGCACGAGGCGATCGCAGGTGACCGTGGCTGTGCCGACCCGGGTCTGTAGCGTGCAGTGCAGCACGCCGTCGCGTCGTTCGGCGGTCAAGAGCCGGGTGTAGGTGCACACATCGAGAGCCTCAACCCGAGCGACACCGCGGTAGTACTTCAGGGCTTCTTCACGGGTGGCCTTGGCGCCGGTGCACACGAGAGGATGGTCGCCGATTTCGAGCCGTTCCGGTGTAGTGAAGAACGTCATCCCGATCGGATAGCGCACGATGGCATCGGCGATGGCACCGGCGTCAATCACCACGGTCGGGATCCCGCGACGCCGGGCGGAAATCGCGGCGGCAAGCCCGATCGGGCCGGCACCGACAATCAGGGCGTGGATGTGGCTGGGGAGTGGCATCTTTCCAATATGCCGGAACCAGCAACGCTTTGGGGGCCGGGGCCGTAAGGGAGTGGACGTCAGGTGGCAGCGATTCGGTCTTCCAACAGCACTGGGGCGGGGATGAGGAAGCTGCAGGATTGCGGCAAAGACAGGGTCTGGTTCGCCTCCGGGTGCCAGATGTCCCGCCACAGCCCTCCCCCCACTACTCTGTAGGCGTGCAGAGCATCATTTCCCTGGAGGAGCGCCCCGGAGAACCGGAGACGCGCAGCTGGACGCCGCTCATCGCGAGCGCCGTCCTGCACCTCACGCTCATCCTCTGGCTGCTCTTCCGACCAGCTCCGGCCGGCACCACCGAAAACAAGCCGTCCGAGGGTGCCCGGACCGCTCAGCCGATCGCGCTGCCCCGGCCTCAGGAGAGCCAGGCATCGCAGCCACCGCCTCCCCCGGCCCCGGCTCAGCCGCCCCCCCGTGAGACGCCCCTCGGTCCGGATTCCAAACACCCGGATGCCCTGGTTCCCAAAGAGGCCGGCCCGCCCAAGCCGATGACGGAACCGGAGCCAACCCCAGCGAAGTCGACCGAGGATGCGGCGCCGCCTGCCGAGAAGCCGCCTGAAACGGTCCCTGACCCCGCAGAACAACCTGTGCCGCAGGCCGCCAAGCGGATCCCCCGGGCCGGTGACTACGCCGCGACAAATCGGATGCTGCGCCCACCATCATCGCCATTCGGGCCACCGACGCGCACCCTGCTCGACTCTTCGAGCCAGGGCGCACCAGCCGCTGCCGCCGCGACCAGCGCCGCGGCTACGGCCGGCGCGATGGGGAAGGCCGGACTCTCCTCGCGTGACTCGCGCGATTGGCGACCGTCGTTCCCCGAAGCGCAGGGTCGCTGTGTCTCGATCCCTGACCTCGGCAAAAACGCCGACGGTACCCCCGTCCTCGCGACGGTGATCGGTCGCGTGCTCGATACCGATGGTCACTCGCCACTCGTTGGCGCACATCTCCAGATCGTCGGGACGGGATTCGCAACCTTCAGCGATGCCAACGGCGAGTACCGGCTCGAGTTCGACCCCAAGCTGCTCGAACAGTGCCGGGTGCAGTACGTGCGAGTCGTCGCCGATGGCTATGGTGGTCAGATGCTCACGCTCGCCATCGGGCAGCGCATCCGGAGCGATGACGTCGTCTTGAGGAAGCACTAGATGTCCACCCCGGCTTCGCTGCTCGGGCAATTCATCGAGCGGCAACGTGTGCGTGGTGTCGATTTACCATCGGCGACTGACGATGGCGCCTTTGCGGCGGTGCATCACTGGTCGGTGAGCAATCCAGCAGATTTCTGGGAGGCCGTTTGGCGCGACGCGGAGATCGTCGCCGATCTGCGCGCTGATGGCAGCAGTTGGGACACTGTCGTCCGCGGCCTCGACCGGATGGCTCCACCCGACCCGGAGCTCGGGCCGACCTGGTTCCCCGGGGCGCGACTGAACTATGCCGAAAACCTGCTGCGGCACGAGGGCGCGGATCCGGCGTTGATCGCCTGGGATGAGCGCGGCCGCATTGGCGAATTGTCGTGGGACGACCTGCGGCGCGAGGTTGCACGCACTGCTGCGGGCTTGCGCTCACTCGACGTACAACCCGGCGACCGGGTGGCCGGTTGGCTTCCCAACATCCCCGAGACCATCATCGCGATGCTCGCGACTGCCTCCCTCGGCGCGGTCTGGACATCATGTTCGCCCGACTTCGGTGTCGATGGAGTCGTCGATCGATTTGGCCAGACCGAACCCGTCGTGCTGATCTGTTGTGACGGCTACGGCTACGGCGGCAGGGTCCACGATTCGGTTGATCGCCTGCCGGCGCTGCTCGCCCGGCTGCCTTCGGTACGGCACGCTGTGGTGATTCCCTACCGCGGTGGTGCCCCGCTTCCCGCTGACCCGCGCGTACTGACGTGGGATGCGCTTCGCGCCGATGTCACGGCAACGCTTCGCTTTGCACGGATGCCGTTCGATCACCCGCTTGCCGTGCTCTACTCATCGGGCACGACCGGACTGCCCAAGTGCATGGTACACGGCGCCGGTGGAACGCTGCTGCAGCACCTGAAAGAGCATCGCCTGCACGGTGATCTGCGGGTAGGTGAGCGAATCTTCTACTTCACGACCTGTGGCTGGATGATGTGGAACTGGCTGGTTGGCGCCCTCGCCGCCGGCGCAACGCTGGTGCTCTATGATGGTGCTCCACTTCCCGCGAGCGATCCGGGGATCCTCTGGCAACTTGCAGCTGCCGAGCGGGTGAATGTCTTCGGCACCAGCGCGAAATATCTTGCGTTGGCCGAGAAGCACGCACTCGCGCCGGCGATGATGTTCGACCTCTCCTCACTTCGTTCGGTGCTGTCGACCGGGAGTCCGCTGTCTCCCGAGAGTTTCGATTGGGTCACCCGCTCGGTGGGCTCCACGATTCGGGTTGCGTCGATCTCCGGCGGCACCGATATCGTCTCCTGTTTCGTCCTCGGGAATCCGCTGCAGGCGATCCATCGCGGCGAGATCCAGGGCCCCGGCCTCGGCATGGCCGTCGCTGTGTTCGATGAGCTCGGCAACGAGTGTCCCGTGGGAGAAGCTGGCGAGCTGGTCTGCACCCGGCCCTTCCCCTCGATGCCGGTTCGCTTCTGGAATGATGCCGATGGGAGCCAGTATCGTGCGGCCTACTTCGCCACCTGGCCCGGTGTCTGGCGTCACGGCGACTGGATCACCCGGACGCCGTCCGGAGGATTCATTATCTCGGGCCGGAGTGACGCGACGCTCAATCCCGGCGGGGTTCGGATCGGGACCGCCGAGATCTACCGGCAGGTCGAGGCCATCCCCGAGATCCTCGAAAGTGTCGTGATCGGTCAGCGGATTCCCGGGGCCCTCGACGGTGATGTTCGCGTCGTGCTCTTTGTCCGGATGCGGCCGGGAGAACTGCTTACCCCGGGGCTCGAAGAGGCGATCCGGCGACAGGTACGCCTCGGAGCCTCGCCGCACCACGTCCCCCGGGTCATCCTCGAGGTCGCCGACATTCCGAGGACCCGGAGCGGCAAGCTGAGCGAACTCGCTGTGCGCGACACGGTGGAGGGCCGCCCCGTCAAGAACGTCGGCGCCCTCGCGAACCCCGAGGCACTCGACCACTTCCGGGGCCGACCGGAG
The nucleotide sequence above comes from Gemmatimonadota bacterium. Encoded proteins:
- a CDS encoding TonB-dependent receptor, whose translation is MRTRMLGLLLGICCTPARHLAAQTDSTRHRADTTLKLTRLAPITVSATRLETPVFRVATPVLVVDSSVIRRESPNGIADLFRNLPGVDVTGVGPNQGRLIIRGQRGQRILLAEDGLRLNNARRQQDFGELPSLTDVNTLSRVEIVRGPASVLYGTDAIGGVVNEITFDTPGRGRQGLSGSALYRHSSADDQNLGHFRLSGREGRLGFVASMSLRDADDYLAPAGSFGNLTLGATQRVNDAGVRDQNYGAKLSYDVGEHGSVALKVTRYVARDAGFGYVNPTALGDTSGVLVRLLYPNQVVNRVTASYRATSLPWGIADRLAIAAVTGGNTRDFDQQIDIPFGAPLPPTAGMQIRSHNFTDIDNYGARLELTKILGGRHTLVYGADWYLDHSVNTDSSQTTTTVFGPPTVRNSSTPSLPNASYATAGAFAQTELGLTPRLMLSLGARAQTIHASTAATPGLPASRAGVTSSNGTVVGNISARFAVSSRLNLVGTVGRGFRAPNLIERYFDGATPEGNGYQVASPDLAPETSLDTDLGFKFRSGRVYAEAIWFTNSIRDGIRIVPLDSTVGAFPAFQNQNVARLRDRGVEALAEVTIGRGFALLGHLTTLTSKNVDRSNPVGDSYGSKVGGELSWREASGRVMLAYEIRHQGVRKDIDLGTSPVGAELPAFTVQAVRASLRLPRVGNAVPELDVSVNNLTNRLYAESSNTSFFRPEPRRSLTTALRLDF
- the mscL gene encoding large conductance mechanosensitive channel protein MscL, yielding MSMVDEFKEFALKGNVMDLAVGVIIGGAFGKIVDSAVNDLIMPVVGKAVGGLDFANNFITLGDVPAGTANTLAGMKAAGVPVFAWGNFLTILINFLILAFIIFQMVKMMNRMKRAAPPAPPAATPEDILLLREIRDAVRK
- a CDS encoding TM2 domain-containing protein, yielding MSDDLFASPKSRLTTQLLAIFLGVFGAHRFYVGKTQSAIFQALTLGGFGLWYVYDNIVIAAGSFRDAEGMLVANWEPESDRLVPPGTAAAILDELDALRAEVSELHERVEFTERLLSNPDQPRNDRQ
- a CDS encoding MATE family efflux transporter; translation: MSNGAGTLRSLLRLSLPIVGVNVGMVLMGAVDTLMVGRLSPEALAAVAIGNVYFFALSMFGIGVLLALDPVLTQALGARDQHAAARSVQRALVVAFLVAIPIATALLLGAPAFRFFRQPADIVPLAGIYCDIMAVSIVPFLLFSVARQTLQALHRVGPVVWTIIVANLLNLLFNWLLIYGHFGLPAMGVAGSAWATTLSRCGMLLMVYLLASRDFKTVLRPWHRDALERAPLLAMLRRGLPIGLQIELEMLAFSVVAMLMGTFGTVQVAGHQIALNLASLTFMVPMGVGMGATVLVGQSVGRDDVAGVRASARSAILLGGGFMALMALVFLLLPRALASVYTNNAPVIAFAAILLPIAGVFQVFDGLQVVCIGILRGLGDTRAPMFINLLGFGVIGIGASLTLAYRTPLGAVGLWWGLVIGLVVVAVTLMLRVRVALTRPLQRIHH
- a CDS encoding YpdA family putative bacillithiol disulfide reductase, whose product is MPLPSHIHALIVGAGPIGLAAAISARRRGIPTVVIDAGAIADAIVRYPIGMTFFTTPERLEIGDHPLVCTGAKATREEALKYYRGVARVEALDVCTYTRLLTAERRDGVLHCTLQTRVGTATVTCDRLVLATGYFEHANLLGVPGESLPHVSHWFAEPHTLAGLDVVIIGGKNSAVEAALQCFRVGARVTVVYRRAEFKPSLKYWLRPDLENRVKAGEIALHLGAAVTAISPEQVTIRGADGNTIAVPADRVFALTGYHPDFELLERIGLPLDAESGRTPLNPATLETTIPGVYLAGSVGAGRQISEVFIENGRFDGEKIFGDAPAQANAEARYAASPRPTGE
- a CDS encoding acetoacetate--CoA ligase, whose protein sequence is MSTPASLLGQFIERQRVRGVDLPSATDDGAFAAVHHWSVSNPADFWEAVWRDAEIVADLRADGSSWDTVVRGLDRMAPPDPELGPTWFPGARLNYAENLLRHEGADPALIAWDERGRIGELSWDDLRREVARTAAGLRSLDVQPGDRVAGWLPNIPETIIAMLATASLGAVWTSCSPDFGVDGVVDRFGQTEPVVLICCDGYGYGGRVHDSVDRLPALLARLPSVRHAVVIPYRGGAPLPADPRVLTWDALRADVTATLRFARMPFDHPLAVLYSSGTTGLPKCMVHGAGGTLLQHLKEHRLHGDLRVGERIFYFTTCGWMMWNWLVGALAAGATLVLYDGAPLPASDPGILWQLAAAERVNVFGTSAKYLALAEKHALAPAMMFDLSSLRSVLSTGSPLSPESFDWVTRSVGSTIRVASISGGTDIVSCFVLGNPLQAIHRGEIQGPGLGMAVAVFDELGNECPVGEAGELVCTRPFPSMPVRFWNDADGSQYRAAYFATWPGVWRHGDWITRTPSGGFIISGRSDATLNPGGVRIGTAEIYRQVEAIPEILESVVIGQRIPGALDGDVRVVLFVRMRPGELLTPGLEEAIRRQVRLGASPHHVPRVILEVADIPRTRSGKLSELAVRDTVEGRPVKNVGALANPEALDHFRGRPELGSC